A window of Hymenobacter aerilatus contains these coding sequences:
- a CDS encoding DNA repair ATPase yields MEQLETGTYEILRNRLLKSSTDLRQRLDTLNAERKQVFGAVDTRLLGTGRITTENNCVPWDMVPVGQRFIFGYNVTLGLKAEPDLADVFGVYDYTEHDFRPLGLELLQNPQFLEEFRNLYRYYKNTQFVKFAVIGAHLFMVFRVGRSTSDVKTFKWLMQGDTLTYLDNRSDHEYTFPPQHEFQWKRATRDMQRGGKHPHISIEDKVFVETIGGDLTIKVEDNTSTGQGILSEPVDDKDQTLDDSEIYFAVVGNLILLKIRPYQEQQYRYFIFNFKLKTAQRLDALADACVLLPDGQGLIFPHGFYLQTGDNKLLDNGLREMLFEKRVVSPNGEDFLYVFYNKDQGTYLLLSYNRIAQRVDNPIVCHGYALFENGELCFFRADDEPKKHHAVQIWQTPYTAPDFELPVTSDSYLYKLGNKEIVRAMSEVQEVLTLTGKDDSYAGLYLDLIRQTTSLTDAYHWLREPAAQALAEPLGEIRQTATAAVEEFEKVQSIRKNTAQQTQTVFQKADELISRIRRSAPDTVTEFVQLLGELRGVRGEVISLKELRYVELPAVEQHATGLEELSKEVATQTVDFLLKPDALTPYAQRVQAIADGVEQVQKTVEADQREQEATAVAQELELLIEVVSNLPIPDPTQTTAIIDNISTVYARFNQIRAALKRRRQALAGTEAQAEFTAQLKLLEQALTNYLDLADTPAKCDEYLTKLMVQLEELEGRFPDFDQFIEQLTSRREQVVEAFESKKTALVAARNQRATALLQSAERLLKAVQSRLTRLESVADINGCFAADVMVEKVRQTAQELLNLGDSVKADDVLSRLKTLREDAVRQLRDRADLFADGGQTLKFGPHAFTVNTQPLELTVVLRDGDLHYHLTGTNFFQKINDPTLLAARPVWEQTVVSENQDVYRAEFLAWRILQAAQHPTPADAEAGRPAVLSVPELGHLSAAELLAYVQQFMAARYQEGYLKGVHDHDAALLLTALVRLTRTADLLRYPADTRAAAALYWLRFADPDQRAHWERQLQGIGVLLQVFPDSQEFDALKAELQAAVGTFAQQTGLFTPDQVVEAGDYLFASLTQVSGTSPTSELTKNQEPKTNNHFIISQEAAELYQQFQKQLQERQATELFQRSIDQLQDQPVAQVQLVRQWVQAVQPKRLTPQPPLRKRRGGAVADPEINAELETESAGSSSPFSERGLGGEALECAVLLLTNTYDPARVVHTPTREVLAGFQGTHPRLSDDRTYPLNFPDFRRRLLHYERVLVPQFEQFQELKKQLLVRAAQDMRLEDFRPRVLTSFVRNQLIDKVYLPLIGANLAKQIGTAGEGKRTDLMGLLLLISPPGYGKTTLMEYVANRLGLIFMKINGPAIGHAVTSVDPAQAPNAGARQELEKLNLAFEMGDNVMIYVDDIQHCNPEFLQKFISLCDAQRKIEGVYEGRARTYDFRGRKVAVVMAGNPYTESGDVFQLPDMLANRADIYNLGDILSTGSEEAFRLSYLENALTSNAALGRLATQSPQDVPALIRLAETGQQDGLSLEGNHSPEELNEYVAVLQKLLRLRDVVARVNAAYIASAAQADAYRTEPPFKLQGSYRNMNKLAEKVRPVMNDQEITDLLAAHYESEAQTLTSATEANLLKLRELLGWLTPAEEARWQEIKATFRDNLRNSGAGQLLQMLDKLESIAGGLSGIREVLKRE; encoded by the coding sequence ATGGAACAACTCGAAACCGGCACCTACGAAATTCTACGCAACCGCCTGCTCAAAAGCAGCACCGACCTGCGCCAGCGGCTGGATACACTCAATGCGGAACGCAAGCAGGTGTTTGGGGCCGTGGATACTCGCCTGCTAGGCACCGGTCGCATTACCACCGAAAACAACTGCGTGCCCTGGGACATGGTGCCGGTGGGGCAGCGCTTCATCTTCGGGTACAATGTGACGCTGGGGCTGAAGGCGGAGCCGGATTTGGCCGACGTATTTGGGGTGTACGACTACACCGAGCACGACTTCCGGCCGCTGGGGCTGGAGCTGCTACAGAATCCGCAGTTTCTGGAGGAGTTCCGCAACCTGTACCGCTACTACAAGAACACCCAGTTCGTGAAGTTTGCGGTGATTGGGGCGCACCTGTTCATGGTGTTTCGGGTGGGCCGCAGCACCTCGGATGTGAAGACGTTCAAGTGGCTGATGCAAGGCGACACGCTCACCTACCTCGACAACCGCTCCGACCACGAGTACACCTTCCCGCCCCAGCACGAGTTCCAGTGGAAGCGCGCCACCCGCGACATGCAGCGCGGCGGCAAGCACCCCCACATCAGCATCGAAGACAAGGTGTTCGTGGAGACGATTGGCGGCGACCTGACCATTAAAGTAGAGGACAATACCAGCACCGGTCAGGGCATTTTGAGTGAGCCGGTAGATGATAAGGACCAGACCCTCGACGACTCGGAAATCTACTTTGCCGTGGTGGGCAACCTGATTCTGCTCAAGATCCGGCCCTACCAGGAGCAGCAGTACCGCTACTTCATCTTCAACTTCAAGCTAAAAACCGCCCAGCGCCTCGATGCCCTGGCCGATGCCTGCGTGCTGCTGCCCGACGGGCAGGGCCTGATTTTCCCGCACGGTTTCTACCTGCAAACCGGCGACAACAAGCTGCTCGACAACGGGCTGCGGGAGATGCTGTTTGAGAAGCGGGTGGTGTCGCCGAACGGGGAGGATTTCCTGTACGTGTTCTACAACAAGGACCAGGGCACTTACCTGCTGCTGAGCTACAACCGCATTGCTCAGCGCGTCGACAACCCCATTGTGTGCCACGGCTACGCCCTGTTTGAGAACGGGGAGCTATGCTTCTTCCGGGCCGACGACGAGCCCAAGAAGCACCACGCCGTGCAGATCTGGCAGACGCCCTACACCGCTCCCGACTTCGAGCTACCCGTCACCTCCGATTCCTACCTCTACAAGCTGGGCAACAAGGAGATTGTGCGGGCCATGAGCGAGGTACAGGAAGTGCTGACTCTGACGGGCAAGGACGATTCCTACGCCGGCCTCTACCTCGATCTGATCCGCCAGACTACCAGCCTCACCGACGCTTACCACTGGCTGCGCGAACCCGCCGCCCAAGCCCTGGCCGAGCCGCTGGGTGAAATCCGGCAGACGGCCACGGCCGCCGTGGAGGAGTTTGAGAAGGTACAGAGCATCCGCAAGAACACTGCCCAGCAAACCCAAACCGTTTTCCAGAAGGCCGACGAGCTAATCAGCCGCATCCGCCGCTCGGCGCCCGATACCGTGACGGAGTTCGTGCAGTTGCTGGGCGAGCTGCGCGGGGTGCGGGGCGAGGTGATTTCCCTGAAGGAGCTGCGCTACGTAGAGCTGCCGGCCGTGGAGCAACATGCCACTGGCCTAGAGGAGTTGAGCAAGGAAGTAGCCACCCAAACCGTGGATTTCCTGCTGAAACCCGATGCCCTCACGCCCTACGCCCAGCGCGTGCAGGCCATTGCCGACGGCGTGGAGCAGGTGCAGAAAACCGTGGAGGCCGACCAGCGCGAGCAGGAAGCCACCGCCGTAGCCCAGGAGTTGGAGCTGCTGATTGAGGTAGTGAGCAACCTGCCCATCCCCGACCCGACTCAGACCACGGCCATCATCGACAATATCTCGACGGTGTACGCCCGCTTCAACCAGATTCGGGCGGCCCTTAAACGGCGGCGGCAGGCCCTGGCTGGCACCGAGGCCCAGGCCGAGTTTACCGCCCAGCTCAAGCTGCTGGAGCAGGCCCTGACCAACTACCTCGACCTGGCCGACACGCCCGCCAAGTGCGACGAGTACCTGACCAAGCTCATGGTGCAGCTGGAGGAGCTGGAAGGCCGCTTCCCCGACTTCGACCAGTTTATCGAGCAACTCACTAGCCGCCGCGAGCAGGTGGTGGAAGCTTTCGAATCCAAGAAAACGGCCCTGGTGGCGGCCCGCAACCAGCGCGCCACAGCCCTACTGCAAAGCGCCGAGCGGCTGCTGAAAGCGGTGCAGAGCCGCCTCACCCGCCTGGAATCGGTGGCGGATATCAACGGGTGCTTTGCCGCCGACGTGATGGTGGAAAAGGTGCGCCAGACCGCTCAGGAGCTACTCAACCTCGGCGACTCGGTGAAGGCCGACGATGTGCTGAGCCGCCTCAAAACCCTGCGCGAAGACGCTGTGCGTCAGCTCCGAGACCGGGCCGACCTGTTTGCCGACGGCGGCCAGACCCTCAAGTTCGGTCCTCATGCCTTCACCGTGAACACCCAGCCCCTGGAGCTGACCGTGGTGCTGCGCGACGGCGACCTGCACTACCACCTCACGGGCACCAACTTCTTCCAGAAAATCAACGACCCTACCCTGCTGGCGGCTAGGCCAGTGTGGGAGCAAACCGTGGTGTCGGAAAACCAGGACGTGTACCGGGCCGAGTTTCTGGCCTGGCGCATCCTGCAGGCTGCCCAGCACCCCACGCCCGCCGATGCGGAAGCGGGCCGCCCCGCCGTGCTGTCCGTACCCGAGCTAGGCCACCTCAGCGCCGCCGAGCTATTGGCCTACGTGCAGCAATTTATGGCCGCGCGCTACCAGGAAGGCTACCTCAAAGGTGTGCACGACCACGACGCCGCTCTGCTGCTCACGGCCCTGGTGCGCCTCACCCGCACCGCCGACCTGCTCCGCTACCCCGCCGACACCCGCGCCGCCGCGGCCCTCTACTGGCTGCGCTTCGCTGACCCCGACCAGCGCGCCCACTGGGAACGGCAGCTTCAGGGCATCGGGGTGCTGCTGCAAGTCTTCCCCGATTCGCAGGAATTCGACGCGCTGAAGGCTGAGCTGCAAGCCGCCGTGGGAACCTTCGCCCAGCAAACCGGCCTATTTACGCCTGACCAAGTAGTCGAAGCCGGTGACTACCTGTTCGCTTCGCTGACTCAGGTAAGTGGTACTTCTCCAACGTCAGAACTAACCAAAAACCAAGAACCGAAAACCAACAACCACTTCATCATCTCCCAGGAAGCCGCCGAGCTGTACCAGCAGTTTCAGAAGCAGCTACAGGAGCGCCAGGCCACGGAGCTGTTCCAGCGGTCCATCGACCAGCTCCAGGATCAGCCGGTGGCGCAGGTTCAGTTGGTGCGGCAGTGGGTGCAGGCGGTGCAGCCGAAGCGCCTCACCCCCCAGCCCCCTCTCCGAAAAAGGAGAGGGGGAGCCGTAGCCGACCCTGAAATCAACGCAGAGTTAGAGACAGAATCGGCCGGCTCCTCCTCTCCTTTTTCGGAGAGGGGGCTGGGGGGTGAGGCGCTCGAGTGCGCCGTCCTCCTGCTCACCAACACCTATGACCCCGCCCGCGTTGTCCACACGCCTACCCGCGAAGTCCTCGCCGGCTTCCAGGGCACTCACCCGCGCCTCTCCGACGACCGTACCTACCCCCTCAACTTCCCCGACTTCCGCCGCCGGCTGCTGCACTATGAGCGGGTGCTGGTGCCGCAGTTCGAGCAGTTTCAGGAGCTGAAAAAGCAGCTGCTGGTGCGGGCCGCCCAGGACATGCGCCTGGAAGATTTCCGCCCGAGGGTGCTCACCTCGTTTGTGCGCAATCAGCTGATTGATAAAGTATATCTGCCGCTAATTGGGGCCAACCTGGCCAAGCAGATCGGGACGGCGGGCGAGGGCAAGCGCACCGACCTCATGGGCCTGCTCCTGCTCATCTCGCCGCCCGGCTACGGCAAAACCACGCTCATGGAGTACGTGGCCAACCGGCTAGGCCTCATCTTCATGAAAATCAACGGGCCGGCCATCGGGCACGCCGTAACCAGCGTAGACCCCGCCCAGGCCCCCAACGCCGGGGCGCGGCAGGAGCTGGAGAAGCTGAACCTAGCCTTCGAGATGGGCGACAACGTGATGATTTACGTGGACGACATCCAGCACTGCAACCCCGAGTTTCTGCAAAAGTTTATCTCGCTCTGCGACGCCCAGCGCAAGATTGAGGGCGTGTACGAGGGCCGCGCCCGCACCTACGACTTCCGCGGCCGCAAGGTGGCGGTGGTGATGGCCGGCAACCCCTACACCGAAAGCGGCGACGTGTTTCAATTGCCCGACATGCTGGCCAACCGCGCCGACATCTACAACCTCGGCGACATCCTGAGCACCGGCTCCGAGGAAGCCTTCCGCCTCTCCTACCTCGAAAACGCCCTCACCAGCAACGCCGCCCTGGGCCGCCTCGCCACCCAAAGCCCCCAGGACGTGCCCGCCCTCATTCGCCTGGCCGAAACCGGGCAGCAGGACGGCCTGAGCCTGGAGGGCAACCACTCGCCCGAGGAGCTAAACGAGTACGTGGCGGTGCTCCAGAAGCTGTTGCGCCTGCGCGACGTAGTGGCCCGCGTGAATGCGGCCTACATTGCCAGCGCCGCCCAGGCCGACGCCTACCGTACCGAGCCGCCGTTCAAGCTGCAGGGCTCCTACCGCAACATGAACAAGTTGGCCGAGAAAGTGCGCCCCGTGATGAACGACCAGGAAATAACGGACCTGCTGGCCGCCCATTACGAAAGCGAAGCCCAAACCCTGACCAGCGCCACCGAAGCCAACCTGCTCAAGCTGCGCGAGCTGCTCGGCTGGCTCACCCCCGCCGAAGAAGCCCGCTGGCAGGAAATCAAAGCCACCTTCCGCGACAACCTCCGCAACTCCGGCGCCGGCCAACTCCTACAGATGCTCGACAAGCTCGAAAGCATTGCCGGTGGGTTGAGCGGGATTCGAGAGGTGTTGAAGCGAGAGTAG
- a CDS encoding PH domain-containing protein, giving the protein MNQVFPSKISWWLFGPILLLLLVLPFGYWQKTTGHFVATLVNLSVVAFFLYLMRTTYYTLTPTHLLVRCGPWRVQMPVASITRVEPTHNPISSAALSLDRLAIHYNRYDEILLSPRDKAGFVEALRQLNPQIQVG; this is encoded by the coding sequence ATGAATCAAGTCTTTCCTTCCAAAATCAGCTGGTGGTTGTTTGGGCCGATACTATTGTTGTTGCTAGTACTACCTTTTGGGTACTGGCAGAAAACTACAGGCCACTTCGTAGCTACCCTCGTGAATCTGTCGGTTGTCGCGTTTTTTCTCTACCTGATGCGCACTACGTATTACACGCTAACCCCTACCCACTTGCTGGTGCGATGTGGACCATGGCGGGTGCAGATGCCAGTAGCCAGCATTACCCGTGTGGAGCCTACCCACAACCCCATTAGTTCAGCAGCGCTTTCGCTCGACCGACTGGCTATTCACTACAACCGCTACGACGAAATCTTACTCTCCCCCCGCGATAAGGCGGGGTTTGTAGAGGCACTACGTCAGTTGAACCCGCAGATACAGGTAGGGTAA
- a CDS encoding XRE family transcriptional regulator, with the protein MTYIGKNIRKIRTVKKLSQAAFADLFGLARPSVGAYEEGRSEPKMETLIQIAQYFGLSVDLLLTKELTVNELYNFDIFQEAQKDAAPKEGASEADRQALLTPLVPARRVLEYIVNYHNKSFIDGLQMLTFPHTLGSVTRAFEISGADMQPTLHHQDVVLCCRVDKAAPVLYAGRLYALVTQGRLLVRRLAERLPDDVLKLRADNRDYPTQDFALSQALEIWEIKAQFTTHLHAPTLLEDRVQVLERQVEELLARIGAA; encoded by the coding sequence ATGACGTACATCGGAAAGAACATACGCAAGATTAGAACCGTTAAAAAGCTGAGTCAGGCGGCTTTTGCTGATTTGTTCGGATTGGCGCGGCCTAGCGTAGGGGCATATGAGGAGGGACGCTCAGAGCCGAAAATGGAAACTCTAATTCAGATTGCTCAGTATTTTGGCTTATCGGTAGACTTGCTACTAACGAAAGAACTGACCGTAAATGAGCTCTATAATTTCGATATATTTCAGGAGGCACAGAAGGATGCCGCACCCAAAGAAGGGGCTTCTGAGGCCGACCGTCAGGCATTGCTGACGCCGCTAGTGCCTGCTCGGCGCGTGCTGGAATATATCGTGAACTACCACAATAAAAGCTTTATTGATGGGTTGCAGATGCTGACATTTCCGCACACGCTGGGGTCCGTGACGCGGGCGTTTGAAATCAGCGGGGCTGATATGCAGCCTACCCTACACCACCAGGATGTGGTGCTGTGCTGCCGTGTAGATAAGGCCGCGCCGGTGCTGTACGCGGGGCGGCTTTATGCCTTGGTGACGCAGGGCCGCTTGCTGGTGCGCCGCCTAGCTGAGCGCCTCCCCGACGACGTGCTCAAACTACGAGCCGACAACCGCGACTACCCCACCCAGGATTTTGCCCTCAGCCAGGCCCTGGAAATCTGGGAAATAAAAGCGCAGTTCACCACGCATTTGCACGCGCCTACCCTGCTAGAAGACCGGGTGCAGGTCTTGGAACGCCAGGTAGAAGAATTGCTAGCCCGCATCGGAGCCGCATAA
- a CDS encoding endonuclease domain-containing protein — MPDTNHIHNLGYQKATRRILRSNLTPAEALLWKALQRSQLDGRKFRRQHDIGPYIVDFYCPAEKLVVELDGAGHFTASGEAQDQERDSYLGSLGLKVLRFENKLVVQHIESVLAAIEAAF, encoded by the coding sequence ATGCCCGATACTAACCATATCCATAACCTAGGCTATCAGAAAGCTACCCGTCGCATCCTACGCAGCAACCTCACGCCTGCCGAAGCCCTACTTTGGAAAGCTCTTCAGCGCAGCCAGCTAGATGGCCGCAAATTCCGCCGCCAGCACGACATCGGGCCGTACATCGTGGACTTCTACTGCCCGGCTGAAAAGCTGGTGGTAGAGCTAGATGGCGCAGGGCATTTTACCGCAAGCGGTGAGGCACAGGACCAGGAGCGAGATTCTTATTTAGGCAGCTTAGGCCTGAAAGTGCTGCGGTTTGAGAATAAGCTAGTCGTGCAACATATCGAAAGTGTATTGGCAGCTATTGAGGCTGCTTTTTAG
- a CDS encoding YbjN domain-containing protein: MKNCYFPIIKSYLLELGFDIRRAEETDGILVVDKPEMGIRNLVIGCADPLLLLEQYLLELPAPSCEVYQQLLQKNRDIIHGAFALDESGRKVIFRDTLQIETLDRQELEAVLNSLGLLLSEYSEELISFAKG, encoded by the coding sequence ATGAAAAACTGCTACTTCCCTATCATTAAAAGCTACCTGCTGGAGCTAGGTTTCGACATCCGTCGGGCCGAGGAAACCGACGGCATTCTGGTGGTTGATAAGCCGGAGATGGGTATCCGCAATTTGGTGATTGGCTGCGCCGATCCGCTGCTGTTGCTGGAACAATACCTGCTGGAACTGCCCGCGCCCTCGTGCGAGGTGTACCAGCAGTTGCTCCAGAAAAACCGCGACATCATTCACGGTGCCTTTGCCCTGGATGAATCGGGCCGCAAGGTGATTTTTCGCGATACCCTGCAAATCGAAACCCTCGACCGGCAGGAGTTAGAGGCAGTGCTCAACTCACTAGGCCTGCTGCTGAGCGAGTATTCGGAGGAGCTGATCAGCTTCGCAAAGGGCTAA
- a CDS encoding PspA/IM30 family protein, whose amino-acid sequence MNILSRLFKIGQSEAHAAVDQLENPINMTEQGLRDLRQDLDKSLQALAEVKAMAIRARNEGENFRSKALDYENKAVLLLQRAHKGDLDQAEADRLAGEALLKKAENEAHSTRSGQDQEQFEKSAAQLSENVQQLKQTISQWENELKTLKARQTVSTATKTINKQLAQLDSSGTVALLERMKEKVAAEEALAESYGQIANESKSIDGEIDKALAGSSASQAATDVQALKAKLGLAE is encoded by the coding sequence ATGAACATTCTATCCCGCCTCTTCAAAATTGGGCAATCTGAAGCCCATGCCGCCGTCGACCAGCTCGAAAACCCTATTAACATGACTGAGCAGGGCCTGCGCGACCTACGTCAGGACCTCGACAAAAGCCTGCAAGCGCTGGCCGAGGTGAAAGCTATGGCCATCCGGGCGCGCAACGAGGGCGAAAACTTCCGCTCGAAAGCCCTCGACTACGAAAACAAGGCCGTGCTGCTGTTGCAACGCGCCCACAAAGGCGACCTAGACCAAGCAGAAGCCGACCGACTGGCAGGTGAAGCCCTGCTCAAAAAAGCAGAAAACGAAGCCCACAGCACCCGCTCCGGACAAGATCAGGAGCAGTTCGAAAAATCGGCGGCCCAGCTGAGTGAGAACGTGCAGCAGCTCAAGCAGACCATTTCGCAGTGGGAAAACGAGCTGAAGACGCTGAAGGCTCGCCAGACGGTAAGCACCGCTACCAAGACCATCAACAAGCAACTCGCTCAGCTTGACTCGTCGGGCACGGTGGCGCTACTCGAACGCATGAAGGAGAAGGTGGCCGCAGAAGAAGCCCTGGCAGAATCGTACGGGCAAATCGCCAACGAAAGCAAAAGCATCGACGGCGAGATTGACAAAGCTCTGGCCGGCAGCAGCGCCAGCCAGGCCGCCACCGACGTGCAGGCACTGAAAGCGAAGTTGGGCCTTGCGGAGTAG
- a CDS encoding flotillin family protein, with protein sequence MVAQLSWAVLLILGFLLLGLLALLVKMYQKAVQGEALVRTGLGDTKVSFSGIFIVPVLHKLEVMDITLKTIIIQRAGPEGLVCKDNLRADLKVNFYVRVNKTHEDVVQVAQSIGARRASDPAALENLFDAKFSEALKTVGKHFDFIELYNSREQFKQEILRIIGTDLNGYVLDDCAIDYLEQTPLHSLNQDNILDAEGIKKIIALTSEQKIQANQIQREQQKTIKKQDVEAQETILQLEKQLAENTEKQKREIANIKARELAETEKVQQEERLKSERARIATEEEVRIAEQNRDRQVLVAERNKQRTDAVETERVAQAKALEANERERIVALAQIEKEKALEEEKKNIQTIIRERVVVEKATVQEEERIKDTRAQAQADREKLVAVTAAQQQAEAATVTLVGTADMERQAAEFRAKQALIDAEAEKAAAEFKAQAIRTLAEAEASKAAAVGLAEAQVMQAKATARQKEGETEATVLQLTATAEAQAIQAKAAAQADADEKLGVVAAKVNREKGLADADIIQAKADAEQKRGLAEAAVSEQKFAVEAKGIEAKADAMKKLDGVGKDHEEFKLRLDKEKSVELAQISIQKDIAASQADVIGEALKAAKIDIVGGETMFFDQIIGSITKGKMVDRAVHNSEVLGTVKDAFFSLDGNGGGDFKTNLRRFVDKFGLSSEDMKNLSVSALLLKMMNQAGDDATRATITQLAGTATALGIGDKPAKMLELR encoded by the coding sequence ATGGTTGCTCAATTATCCTGGGCGGTACTGCTCATCCTCGGCTTTCTGCTGCTGGGTTTGCTCGCCCTACTCGTCAAAATGTACCAAAAGGCCGTGCAGGGCGAAGCCCTTGTGCGCACTGGCCTCGGCGATACGAAAGTATCTTTCTCCGGCATCTTCATCGTGCCTGTGTTGCACAAGCTGGAGGTGATGGACATCACGCTGAAAACCATTATTATCCAACGCGCCGGCCCCGAGGGGTTGGTATGTAAGGACAATCTACGGGCTGATTTAAAGGTAAACTTCTACGTGCGCGTCAACAAAACGCACGAAGACGTAGTGCAGGTAGCCCAGAGCATAGGCGCCCGCCGCGCCTCCGACCCGGCCGCATTAGAAAACCTCTTCGACGCGAAGTTTTCGGAAGCCCTCAAGACCGTAGGCAAGCACTTCGATTTCATCGAATTGTATAACTCCCGCGAGCAGTTCAAGCAGGAAATCCTGCGCATCATCGGCACCGACCTGAACGGCTACGTACTCGACGACTGCGCCATTGACTACCTGGAGCAGACGCCTTTGCACTCCTTGAACCAAGATAATATTCTGGACGCCGAGGGCATCAAGAAAATCATTGCTCTGACTTCGGAGCAGAAGATTCAGGCCAACCAGATTCAGCGCGAGCAGCAGAAAACCATCAAGAAGCAGGACGTGGAGGCGCAGGAAACCATTCTGCAACTGGAAAAGCAACTGGCTGAAAACACCGAGAAGCAGAAGCGCGAAATTGCCAACATCAAGGCCCGTGAGCTAGCCGAAACCGAGAAAGTGCAGCAGGAAGAGCGCCTGAAGTCGGAGCGCGCCCGCATTGCCACCGAAGAAGAAGTGCGCATTGCCGAGCAAAACCGCGACCGGCAGGTGCTGGTGGCCGAGCGCAACAAGCAGCGCACCGACGCCGTGGAAACCGAGCGCGTAGCCCAAGCCAAAGCCCTGGAAGCCAACGAGCGCGAGCGGATTGTAGCCCTGGCGCAGATTGAAAAAGAAAAGGCGCTGGAAGAAGAAAAGAAAAACATCCAGACCATTATCCGGGAGCGGGTGGTAGTGGAAAAAGCCACCGTGCAGGAAGAGGAGCGCATCAAGGACACCCGCGCTCAAGCGCAGGCCGACCGGGAGAAGTTGGTAGCCGTGACGGCTGCCCAGCAGCAAGCCGAAGCCGCTACGGTAACCCTCGTAGGCACTGCCGATATGGAGCGCCAGGCTGCCGAGTTCCGCGCTAAGCAGGCTCTGATTGACGCTGAGGCCGAAAAAGCCGCCGCTGAGTTCAAGGCCCAGGCCATCCGCACGCTGGCCGAAGCCGAAGCCAGCAAAGCCGCCGCCGTAGGCCTGGCCGAAGCCCAGGTGATGCAAGCCAAAGCCACCGCCCGCCAGAAAGAAGGCGAAACCGAAGCCACTGTGCTCCAGCTTACGGCCACAGCCGAAGCGCAGGCCATTCAGGCCAAAGCCGCAGCCCAGGCCGATGCCGACGAGAAACTGGGGGTAGTAGCCGCTAAGGTGAACCGCGAGAAAGGCCTCGCTGACGCCGACATCATCCAGGCCAAAGCAGATGCCGAGCAGAAGCGCGGCCTAGCCGAAGCCGCCGTATCGGAGCAGAAATTTGCGGTGGAAGCCAAGGGCATCGAAGCCAAGGCCGACGCCATGAAGAAGCTCGACGGGGTAGGCAAAGACCACGAGGAGTTCAAGCTGCGCCTCGACAAAGAAAAGTCGGTGGAGCTGGCCCAAATCAGCATTCAGAAAGACATTGCCGCTTCGCAAGCCGATGTGATTGGCGAGGCCCTCAAAGCCGCCAAAATCGACATTGTGGGTGGTGAAACGATGTTCTTCGACCAGATTATCGGCTCTATCACGAAGGGCAAGATGGTAGACCGCGCCGTGCACAACAGCGAGGTACTGGGCACCGTGAAAGACGCCTTCTTCTCCCTCGACGGCAACGGCGGCGGTGACTTCAAAACCAACCTCCGCCGCTTCGTCGATAAGTTCGGCCTGAGCAGTGAGGATATGAAGAACCTCAGCGTCTCGGCCTTGCTGCTCAAGATGATGAACCAAGCCGGCGACGACGCCACCCGCGCCACCATCACCCAACTGGCCGGCACCGCTACCGCGCTGGGTATTGGGGATAAGCCGGCGAAGATGCTGGAGCTGAGGTAA
- a CDS encoding OB-fold-containig protein gives MTELLQAAVSPPNLVPTGLLVFVLLYWLTVMVGLVHLDALDVDVAADADAGVDLDTHAGPHLHHGEVGTDWLNNALAFFNLGRVPLMVFLSFVALPLWAGSVLLNYYTHNSSWLVGIVFLAPLLVGSLLLAKVLTTPFVKLFAALEKDHDAGASPVGKICTVVLPATREQMGQAAVRIASGAPLMLNVRAASATELRKGDSALVIDFDAQQRCYLIEPYER, from the coding sequence ATGACTGAGCTCCTACAAGCCGCCGTTTCGCCGCCCAACTTGGTCCCTACCGGGCTGCTGGTGTTCGTGCTGCTTTACTGGCTCACGGTCATGGTAGGGCTGGTGCACCTCGATGCGCTGGACGTGGATGTAGCCGCCGATGCTGACGCGGGTGTTGACCTCGATACGCACGCGGGGCCACACCTGCACCACGGCGAGGTAGGCACCGACTGGCTAAACAATGCCCTGGCTTTTTTCAACCTGGGCCGCGTGCCCCTGATGGTGTTTCTGAGCTTTGTGGCCCTACCTCTGTGGGCCGGCAGCGTGCTGCTTAATTACTATACTCACAATAGTTCTTGGTTAGTAGGTATAGTTTTTCTGGCTCCATTGCTCGTAGGCAGCCTTTTGCTGGCGAAGGTACTGACTACTCCGTTTGTGAAACTCTTCGCGGCACTAGAGAAAGACCACGACGCCGGCGCCTCGCCAGTAGGCAAGATATGCACGGTGGTGCTACCCGCCACCCGTGAGCAAATGGGCCAGGCTGCGGTGCGCATAGCCAGCGGCGCTCCGCTCATGCTGAATGTGCGCGCCGCCTCGGCCACCGAGCTGCGCAAAGGCGACTCAGCCCTGGTTATCGACTTCGATGCCCAGCAGCGCTGCTACTTAATTGAGCCGTACGAAAGGTAG